One segment of Natronosalvus halobius DNA contains the following:
- a CDS encoding cupin domain-containing protein yields the protein MGYRIVDPEAVDPAPDRPSECRKLSEPGGLETMAINRFHAAPGEELPLAYHYHETQQEAFYVLEGDLAVETPEETYEVPEERLFVVDPGHPQRAYNPAGADGPVTVLAIGAPAADSDARVYDRDPEPEPKYEDA from the coding sequence ATGGGATATCGTATCGTCGATCCGGAGGCCGTCGACCCGGCGCCTGATCGACCGAGCGAGTGTCGAAAGCTGTCCGAACCGGGTGGGCTCGAGACGATGGCGATCAATCGATTTCACGCTGCGCCGGGCGAGGAACTGCCGCTGGCGTACCACTATCACGAAACCCAGCAGGAGGCCTTTTACGTCCTCGAGGGCGACCTCGCCGTCGAGACGCCCGAAGAGACGTACGAGGTGCCGGAGGAACGTCTGTTCGTCGTCGATCCAGGACACCCCCAGCGCGCGTATAACCCGGCGGGCGCCGATGGGCCGGTGACCGTCCTGGCAATTGGTGCGCCGGCGGCTGACAGTGACGCTCGCGTCTACGATCGTGATCCTGAACCCGAACCCAAATACGAGGACGCATGA
- a CDS encoding oligosaccharyl transferase, archaeosortase A system-associated: MSTETERVDTETRSSPLRIARRWYHVPLLAVVMAFMLWTRLRSYDSVAMRNGQPRLSGVDSWYHWRAIQWTAENYPRTMPFEVWTGYPTGNYVGQFGTLFDQLIVTAAMVVGLGDPSTQTLYTVSIVAIPLMAALVAIPVFYMGRRLGGTIGGLVSVVLLALTPGSFFYRSAAGQLDHHIGEVLFMAIAVLAMMVAVRSAEQDRPIWELVEARDWDALRRPTLYSVAAGVALSLYIWIWPAGVVLTGIFGVFFLVALCLQYLRGASPDHLAFVGVISMGLTAIFTLVLLEEPGSSPTSFSYIQPLVAAAVAVGSAFMAWFARLWDGRSLERQYYPVAVLGLVGLAFLLMAVVLPDIFGTITSNLSRRLLPFGESATDLTISEAQPPDDFTQYAFNEFGAAFFTMLGGLAFLVLRPLFGREWRAEYTLVIVWSLFLISMAATQTRFSYYLAIAVAVVNAVFVADIARLLSLDFHRTADSIRDVETYQVIAIVLVVMMLFMPLLPPIAADGATTWERGDNVGPNGNAMTWDESTQWLLESTPEPGNWAGAGNQSELEYYGTYDRPADGDFDYPGGAYGVMSWWDYGHLITTNGERIPHSNPFQQNARSSSWYLLAEEESHGEAILDGIAADVPVVNQPEEAITAELENADSVDEGEMRYVMIDDEMAGGKFSAITQWTDPAYSRFQTQETANLSGQEFDVPTTSEAYHDTMLASLYLHDAEGMDHYRLVHESSSYSVVGTQLLQTPNGLYPVTTRSGTFFGAQPDDVSARLEEARALNRPTAFNGYAVELGGRYYPAYAYNAYLVSDVKTFERVEGATITGSVDGEVAESDRVYAQVELETEPGRTFTYTQQANVSDDGTFELTVPYATNDELGPEDGYTDSAVEAIDDEYEIFVGTPEDGEIERQYLGTTAVPETAVVDGEDLEVTLEEGDGEVVPDPDAEAQPPEGEDENVSDGENETDDDEIADDEADDGSDENGSENVTDDGNETETDSEDENTTGTGSDDENATNETNDTPDAPTLIDPVAPPRAD; this comes from the coding sequence ATGAGTACGGAGACTGAACGTGTCGATACCGAAACCAGGTCCTCGCCGCTCCGGATCGCGAGACGATGGTATCACGTACCGCTTCTGGCGGTCGTGATGGCCTTTATGCTGTGGACTCGCCTCCGGTCGTACGATTCCGTGGCGATGCGAAACGGGCAGCCCCGATTGTCCGGCGTCGACTCGTGGTATCACTGGCGAGCTATTCAGTGGACGGCCGAAAATTATCCGCGAACGATGCCGTTCGAAGTCTGGACGGGGTATCCAACGGGTAATTACGTCGGCCAGTTCGGGACGCTCTTCGACCAGCTCATCGTCACGGCGGCGATGGTCGTCGGTCTCGGCGATCCGTCGACGCAGACGCTGTACACCGTATCTATCGTCGCGATTCCGCTCATGGCTGCGCTCGTCGCCATCCCGGTCTTCTACATGGGTCGTCGTCTCGGTGGGACGATCGGTGGGCTCGTCTCGGTGGTCTTACTCGCGCTCACTCCAGGATCGTTCTTCTATCGATCCGCTGCGGGCCAGCTCGACCACCACATCGGTGAGGTCCTGTTCATGGCCATCGCTGTACTCGCAATGATGGTTGCGGTTCGGAGTGCCGAACAGGACCGCCCGATCTGGGAACTCGTCGAGGCACGCGACTGGGATGCGCTTCGACGGCCGACGTTGTACAGCGTGGCGGCCGGCGTGGCGTTATCGCTCTACATCTGGATTTGGCCTGCGGGTGTCGTCCTCACTGGGATCTTTGGCGTGTTCTTCCTGGTTGCTCTCTGTCTTCAGTATCTACGAGGTGCCTCGCCGGACCACCTCGCATTCGTGGGCGTAATTAGCATGGGCTTGACGGCGATATTTACGCTCGTACTGCTCGAGGAACCGGGTTCGAGTCCGACGAGTTTCAGTTACATTCAACCGCTCGTTGCCGCTGCTGTCGCGGTGGGTTCCGCGTTCATGGCCTGGTTCGCTAGATTGTGGGACGGCCGCTCCCTGGAACGCCAGTACTATCCGGTCGCCGTTCTCGGCCTGGTTGGACTCGCGTTCCTGCTGATGGCCGTCGTCCTACCAGATATTTTCGGGACGATCACGAGCAACCTTTCCCGTCGCCTCCTCCCCTTCGGGGAAAGCGCTACAGACCTGACGATTTCGGAGGCCCAGCCCCCGGACGACTTCACCCAGTACGCCTTCAACGAGTTCGGGGCCGCGTTCTTCACGATGCTCGGCGGACTCGCGTTCCTCGTGCTCCGCCCGCTGTTCGGTCGCGAGTGGCGCGCCGAGTACACTCTCGTGATCGTCTGGTCGCTGTTCCTGATCAGCATGGCAGCCACTCAGACCCGGTTCTCCTACTACCTCGCGATCGCGGTCGCAGTCGTCAACGCAGTCTTCGTCGCGGACATCGCTCGCCTCCTCAGCCTGGATTTCCATCGAACGGCCGACTCGATTCGCGACGTCGAGACCTATCAGGTGATTGCGATCGTCCTCGTCGTCATGATGCTGTTCATGCCCCTGCTCCCGCCGATTGCGGCCGACGGCGCTACCACCTGGGAGCGCGGTGATAACGTCGGCCCGAACGGCAACGCGATGACCTGGGACGAGTCGACCCAGTGGCTCCTCGAGAGTACACCCGAACCCGGGAACTGGGCTGGTGCGGGCAACCAGAGCGAACTCGAATACTACGGGACCTACGACCGTCCCGCCGACGGCGACTTCGACTACCCGGGTGGCGCCTACGGGGTGATGTCCTGGTGGGACTACGGCCACCTGATCACGACCAACGGCGAGCGCATCCCGCACTCGAACCCGTTCCAGCAGAACGCCCGGTCGTCCTCGTGGTACCTGCTGGCCGAGGAGGAGTCTCACGGCGAGGCCATCCTGGACGGTATCGCCGCGGACGTTCCGGTGGTGAATCAGCCGGAAGAAGCGATCACCGCGGAACTCGAGAACGCCGACAGTGTCGACGAGGGCGAGATGCGGTACGTCATGATCGACGACGAGATGGCTGGCGGGAAGTTCAGTGCGATCACCCAGTGGACTGACCCGGCGTACAGTCGGTTCCAGACCCAGGAAACGGCAAATCTCAGCGGCCAGGAGTTCGACGTTCCGACGACGAGCGAGGCCTACCACGACACGATGCTCGCCTCGCTGTACCTCCACGATGCGGAGGGAATGGACCACTACCGTCTGGTCCACGAATCGAGTTCGTACTCGGTCGTCGGGACGCAGTTGCTGCAGACGCCGAACGGGCTGTACCCGGTGACGACGCGCTCGGGAACGTTCTTCGGAGCGCAACCGGACGACGTTTCCGCCAGGCTCGAGGAGGCCCGAGCGTTGAACCGCCCGACGGCGTTCAACGGGTATGCGGTCGAACTTGGCGGCCGGTACTATCCCGCCTACGCCTACAACGCGTATCTGGTCTCGGACGTCAAGACTTTCGAGCGCGTCGAGGGGGCGACGATTACCGGTTCGGTCGACGGCGAGGTCGCCGAATCCGACCGCGTCTACGCGCAGGTCGAACTCGAGACGGAGCCAGGACGAACGTTCACCTACACGCAGCAGGCCAACGTGAGCGACGACGGCACGTTCGAGCTGACGGTGCCGTATGCGACGAACGACGAGCTCGGACCGGAAGATGGCTACACGGACAGTGCAGTCGAGGCGATCGACGACGAGTACGAAATCTTCGTCGGCACGCCCGAAGACGGGGAGATCGAGCGCCAGTACCTGGGGACCACGGCGGTTCCCGAGACGGCCGTCGTGGATGGTGAAGACCTCGAGGTGACGCTCGAGGAGGGTGACGGCGAGGTCGTGCCAGACCCGGATGCAGAGGCGCAACCACCCGAAGGTGAGGACGAGAACGTGAGTGACGGAGAGAATGAGACTGACGATGACGAAATCGCCGATGACGAAGCCGACGACGGATCTGACGAGAACGGATCGGAGAACGTCACGGACGACGGCAACGAGACGGAGACGGATTCAGAAGATGAGAACACGACGGGTACGGGTTCGGACGACGAAAACGCGACGAACGAAACGAACGACACGCCGGACGCTCCTACCCTGATCGATCCGGTGGCGCCGCCGCGGGCGGACTGA
- a CDS encoding carbon starvation CstA family protein, which produces MTQVIWIVAAVLVTFTVGYVGYSRYLAQFVELDSSRTTPAHKYEDGQEYVPSKKPVLLGHHFSSIAGGAPIVGPITAGAIWGWAPALAWVAIGNPLMGAVHDFISLSGSMRHEGKSIGYIIGEYVGERGKDMLLWFAFLTIILVVAVFALVVGIVLNAFPQAATASLVYIGLALVFGVYLYQMNAPFIPGTILFVAGVFAGVWVGIQYPLAIFELAEGAHPEGTIVLLEGTGSWMPGAGTPALNGNSAAWVPVILVYAAVASALPVWTLLQPRDYLSSFLLYAGVGGALLAIIIGTVFGTASQPLVVDSSIGAFEGFLGVDAVSPYPLFPLLFITIACGTISGFHSLVSSGTTAKQLNKESDARLIGYGGMLGEGLLAATALSTLAVAGLASEASGGGIGGALPNFATGGGIILTSFGIDPAFGAPFMALVLVSFLLTSTDTAARLGRYMMEEIVGMVGSGTDTGFSGGVGSFARGRYTNPVIQISIAYVLIISGQWNTLWGLFGGANQLLAALALLTGTVWLANWDRSKQLVSTGVPMAIMVVITTLGLTWLALYENLYVNLLQGGADGTLATASAFVQMVLALVLIYLALSLMRIGYGNISSARTGRGPAAEPGDD; this is translated from the coding sequence ATGACACAGGTAATTTGGATCGTTGCCGCGGTATTGGTAACGTTTACAGTGGGGTACGTGGGGTACTCGAGGTACCTCGCACAGTTCGTTGAACTCGACTCGAGTCGAACCACACCGGCACACAAGTACGAGGACGGCCAGGAGTACGTCCCATCGAAGAAACCGGTGTTGTTGGGCCATCACTTCTCGAGCATCGCCGGTGGTGCGCCAATCGTCGGTCCGATCACGGCGGGCGCCATCTGGGGTTGGGCGCCCGCGCTCGCGTGGGTCGCTATCGGGAATCCCCTAATGGGTGCCGTTCACGACTTCATCTCGTTGTCCGGGTCGATGCGACACGAGGGGAAGTCGATTGGCTACATCATCGGCGAGTACGTTGGCGAACGGGGCAAGGACATGTTGCTCTGGTTCGCGTTCCTCACCATCATCCTGGTGGTGGCGGTGTTCGCGCTCGTCGTGGGTATCGTCCTGAACGCGTTTCCGCAGGCGGCTACCGCGAGCCTGGTGTACATCGGGCTCGCACTGGTGTTCGGGGTGTATCTCTACCAGATGAACGCCCCGTTCATTCCCGGGACAATTCTGTTTGTCGCAGGCGTATTCGCGGGCGTCTGGGTCGGGATCCAGTACCCGCTCGCGATCTTCGAGCTGGCGGAGGGTGCCCACCCTGAGGGAACCATCGTTCTGCTCGAGGGAACGGGTTCGTGGATGCCCGGTGCCGGCACCCCCGCGCTAAACGGAAACAGCGCTGCGTGGGTCCCGGTCATCCTCGTGTACGCTGCGGTCGCCAGTGCGCTCCCAGTCTGGACGTTGCTCCAGCCGCGTGACTACCTCTCGTCGTTCCTGCTGTACGCGGGGGTCGGCGGGGCGCTGCTCGCCATCATCATCGGAACGGTCTTCGGGACGGCCTCCCAGCCGCTCGTGGTCGACAGCAGCATCGGCGCGTTCGAGGGATTCCTGGGTGTCGACGCCGTCTCGCCCTACCCACTATTCCCGCTGTTGTTCATCACGATCGCGTGCGGGACCATCAGCGGCTTCCACTCGCTCGTTTCCTCGGGAACGACGGCTAAGCAACTCAACAAGGAGAGCGACGCACGGCTCATCGGCTACGGCGGCATGCTCGGTGAGGGTCTGCTCGCCGCGACGGCGCTGTCGACGCTGGCAGTTGCTGGGCTGGCATCGGAAGCATCAGGTGGCGGTATTGGCGGCGCGCTCCCGAACTTCGCAACCGGCGGGGGAATCATCCTCACGAGTTTCGGTATCGACCCTGCATTCGGCGCCCCGTTCATGGCGCTCGTGCTCGTGAGCTTCCTGCTCACGTCCACCGACACGGCCGCTCGCCTCGGCCGATACATGATGGAGGAAATCGTCGGCATGGTCGGAAGCGGTACCGACACCGGCTTCTCCGGCGGTGTCGGCTCGTTCGCTCGCGGTCGATACACGAATCCCGTCATCCAGATCAGCATCGCGTACGTGCTCATCATTTCCGGTCAGTGGAACACACTGTGGGGGCTGTTCGGCGGTGCCAACCAGCTGCTCGCTGCGCTGGCCCTGCTCACTGGGACGGTCTGGCTGGCCAACTGGGACCGCTCCAAGCAACTCGTCAGCACCGGTGTCCCGATGGCCATCATGGTCGTCATTACCACCCTCGGGCTCACCTGGTTGGCACTCTACGAGAACTTGTACGTGAACCTGCTACAAGGCGGTGCAGATGGAACCCTCGCGACCGCTTCCGCGTTCGTCCAGATGGTACTCGCCCTCGTGCTCATCTACCTGGCGCTCTCGCTGATGCGCATCGGGTACGGGAACATCTCGAGTGCGCGGACGGGTCGCGGTCCTGCGGCGGAACCAGGCGACGACTGA
- the aglG gene encoding glucosyl-dolichyl phosphate glucuronosyltransferase, with the protein MNDQVSVVICTYAMERYEVFSECVESVLEQTYQPLEVVIVVDGNETVFDRVQEDFGGLENVVLHCNDENQGISYSRTKGAKIATGDVVAFIDDDAVAEPNWIDELARVYEETDAIAVGGHAKPDWVTEKPDFFPAEFYWLVGCDERGMGEHMEELRNTYGSNISFRRDVFLNVGGYDENTGRKGDRHIQAHEAPVCIRMANRYGKGVIYNTDAVVNHKLFDYRGEFRWLVFRSFWQGYSKRIMDLLLPEASGDKNDYLKQLMLEFVPDRIGNLVREPSSAKAKQLVTIFIFTAAVGFGYLYGLLEVDRSELVAGRDAVTDT; encoded by the coding sequence ATGAACGATCAGGTCTCCGTCGTGATCTGTACGTACGCGATGGAGCGCTACGAGGTGTTCTCCGAGTGCGTCGAGAGCGTCCTCGAACAAACCTACCAGCCGCTCGAGGTCGTGATCGTCGTCGACGGGAACGAGACCGTGTTCGACCGCGTGCAGGAGGATTTCGGAGGTCTCGAGAACGTCGTCCTCCACTGTAACGACGAGAACCAGGGCATCTCCTACAGTCGGACGAAAGGTGCGAAGATCGCGACCGGCGACGTGGTTGCGTTCATCGACGACGACGCCGTAGCCGAACCCAACTGGATCGACGAACTGGCCCGCGTCTACGAGGAGACCGACGCGATCGCGGTCGGGGGCCACGCGAAGCCCGACTGGGTGACCGAGAAGCCCGACTTCTTCCCCGCGGAGTTCTACTGGCTCGTCGGCTGCGACGAACGTGGGATGGGCGAGCACATGGAGGAGTTGCGAAACACCTACGGCTCGAACATCTCCTTTCGACGTGACGTGTTCCTGAACGTCGGAGGCTACGACGAGAACACGGGCAGAAAGGGTGATCGACACATCCAGGCTCACGAGGCACCCGTGTGTATTCGGATGGCCAACCGGTACGGCAAGGGCGTGATCTACAACACCGATGCGGTGGTGAACCACAAGTTGTTCGACTACCGCGGGGAGTTCCGGTGGCTGGTGTTCCGGTCGTTCTGGCAGGGCTACTCGAAGCGAATCATGGATCTACTGTTGCCCGAGGCATCCGGAGACAAGAACGATTATTTGAAGCAACTCATGCTCGAGTTCGTTCCGGATCGAATCGGGAACCTGGTTCGTGAGCCCTCGAGCGCGAAGGCGAAACAGCTCGTGACGATCTTTATCTTCACTGCAGCCGTCGGTTTCGGCTATCTGTACGGGCTGCTCGAGGTCGATCGGTCGGAGTTGGTTGCCGGTCGTGACGCGGTAACGGATACCTGA
- a CDS encoding CobW family GTP-binding protein — MDEQGQIPVTILSGSLGAGKTTLLNHLLTTAEDRSLAVLVNDMGEVNVDAELIAEGSELDLEDGVAELSNGCICCELQDDLETAVVRLARDRDFDHLVVESSGISEPAPVARLFTTESRVAALYAVDTLVTVLDTPAFLESFAGDEVPERRGTEDDRPLSDLLVEQVEVSNLVLLNKADLCSEAELEHAADLVRALQPDAETIRTEFSAVDPGRLLGRELFDPDRLVDLPGWKRALEEGATHRGNASHDHGEPHDDDGEPAHGHDHRHPDEVYGVSSFVFRRRRPFHPERFAAFLETLPPEIVRSKGTTWLAGNEMRVTVAQAGPSIRATAQGPWIASLPAVERDMLRSNRPNLEWHDDHGDRRTELVFIGTDYDEAALRDALSEALVTDEEWDRDLEGVEGEGPFPGVQGEEVVLREP; from the coding sequence ATGGACGAACAGGGACAGATTCCGGTCACGATTCTCTCCGGAAGCCTGGGGGCGGGAAAGACGACGCTGCTCAATCACCTGCTGACGACCGCCGAGGACCGGTCGCTCGCGGTGCTGGTCAACGACATGGGCGAGGTCAACGTCGACGCCGAACTGATCGCCGAGGGCTCCGAACTCGACCTCGAGGACGGCGTCGCTGAACTCTCGAACGGCTGTATCTGCTGTGAACTCCAGGACGACCTCGAGACCGCGGTCGTCCGCCTGGCCCGCGATCGCGATTTCGACCACCTGGTCGTCGAATCCTCGGGCATCTCCGAGCCCGCGCCCGTCGCGCGACTGTTCACCACCGAGTCCCGCGTCGCCGCGCTGTACGCGGTCGACACGCTCGTGACCGTCCTGGACACGCCCGCGTTCCTCGAGTCCTTCGCCGGGGACGAGGTCCCGGAGCGTCGGGGGACCGAGGACGACCGGCCGCTCTCGGATTTGCTGGTCGAACAGGTCGAGGTCTCGAACCTGGTTTTGCTCAACAAGGCGGATCTCTGTAGCGAGGCCGAACTCGAGCACGCCGCCGACCTCGTTCGGGCGCTTCAGCCCGACGCGGAGACGATCCGGACAGAGTTCTCGGCGGTGGATCCCGGTCGCCTCCTCGGCCGGGAATTGTTCGATCCAGACCGACTCGTTGACCTGCCGGGCTGGAAACGCGCGCTCGAGGAGGGTGCTACTCACAGAGGTAACGCGTCTCACGATCACGGCGAACCGCACGACGACGATGGAGAGCCCGCTCACGGCCACGACCACCGCCACCCCGACGAAGTCTACGGCGTCTCATCGTTTGTCTTCCGCCGCCGCCGCCCCTTCCACCCCGAGCGGTTCGCCGCGTTCCTCGAGACGCTCCCGCCGGAAATCGTCCGCTCGAAGGGAACCACCTGGCTCGCCGGCAACGAGATGCGGGTGACGGTCGCCCAGGCCGGCCCCTCGATCAGGGCCACCGCCCAGGGCCCCTGGATCGCCAGCCTCCCCGCCGTCGAACGCGACATGCTCCGGTCGAACCGGCCCAACCTGGAGTGGCACGACGACCACGGCGACCGACGGACGGAACTCGTCTTCATCGGTACCGACTACGACGAAGCGGCGCTCCGGGACGCGCTGTCGGAGGCGCTCGTGACCGACGAGGAGTGGGACCGCGACCTCGAGGGAGTCGAGGGAGAGGGACCGTTTCCTGGCGTCCAGGGAGAGGAAGTCGTACTTCGAGAGCCCTGA
- a CDS encoding pyridoxal-phosphate-dependent aminotransferase family protein has protein sequence MDDHDLLRMTPGPTEVPERVRERMAEPSRNPDVEPEFVDFYRDLTEKLDPIYGDGDVAILGGEGILGLEAAVASLVDSGDEVLCIANGLYGEGFADFVDLYDGKATVCGGDWREPIDVDAVERELETGDYAVATMVHCETPTGVLNDLEPMLDLLAEHDVISVVDAVSSLGGTPVPTDRIDVVLGATQKCFSAPPGLTVCAVSDRAWARIESVETRSFYASLEPWKTVIQDEWFPYTHLTANLQALDAATDLLLEEGLDSVYARHEAAAERCRERADDLGLEVYPDDSLASPTVTALDLEGRATDLQAQIREEHGIVLSTGLGDLEDDILRIGHMGNNAQIDRVDRTMDALEAALE, from the coding sequence ATGGACGATCACGATCTGCTTCGAATGACGCCCGGGCCCACGGAGGTCCCCGAACGCGTCCGCGAGCGCATGGCCGAACCGAGCCGGAACCCCGACGTCGAACCCGAGTTCGTCGACTTCTATCGCGACCTCACCGAGAAACTCGACCCGATCTACGGCGACGGCGACGTCGCCATCCTCGGCGGTGAGGGCATACTGGGGCTCGAGGCCGCGGTCGCTTCGCTGGTCGATTCTGGTGACGAGGTACTCTGTATCGCCAACGGGCTCTACGGCGAGGGCTTTGCGGACTTCGTCGACCTCTACGACGGTAAGGCGACCGTCTGCGGCGGCGACTGGCGGGAACCGATCGACGTCGACGCGGTCGAACGGGAACTCGAAACCGGCGACTACGCCGTCGCGACGATGGTCCACTGCGAGACGCCCACCGGCGTGCTCAACGACCTCGAACCGATGCTCGACCTCCTCGCCGAACACGACGTGATCAGCGTCGTCGACGCCGTTTCCTCGCTCGGGGGAACACCGGTGCCGACCGACCGCATCGACGTCGTCCTGGGGGCGACCCAGAAGTGTTTCAGCGCGCCGCCAGGACTGACCGTCTGTGCGGTGAGCGACCGCGCCTGGGCGCGGATCGAATCCGTCGAAACGCGTTCGTTCTACGCGAGTCTCGAGCCCTGGAAGACCGTGATCCAGGACGAGTGGTTTCCCTACACCCACCTCACGGCCAACCTGCAGGCGCTCGACGCGGCGACAGATCTGCTGCTCGAGGAGGGTCTCGACTCCGTCTACGCGCGTCACGAGGCGGCCGCCGAGCGGTGTCGTGAGCGGGCCGACGACCTTGGCCTCGAGGTGTATCCCGACGACTCGCTCGCGTCGCCGACGGTCACGGCGCTCGACCTCGAGGGGCGCGCGACGGACCTCCAGGCGCAGATTCGCGAGGAACACGGTATCGTCCTCTCGACGGGTCTGGGAGATCTCGAGGACGATATCCTCAGGATCGGGCACATGGGCAACAACGCCCAGATCGATCGGGTCGACCGAACGATGGATGCGCTCGAGGCCGCGCTCGAGTGA